In the Euphorbia lathyris chromosome 5, ddEupLath1.1, whole genome shotgun sequence genome, one interval contains:
- the LOC136230366 gene encoding RNA-binding protein L, giving the protein MDENMAAYYPPPPPPPGHYPAYYQPPPPPPAPLAVAPPPHPPPYPPQPPPFASYAPPFAHHSTHDLVRTLFVAGLPEDVKPREIYNLFREFPGYESSHLRSPTQTSQPFAFATFLDQPSAVAALHALNGMVFDLEKGSTLYIDLAKSNSRSKRSRSDDEWSGLDKKAKSSPVMLRASLDSGFGSIHLPGMSNSAYNTIGYPSAQSHGNFDGRAASESVGANLSNSSAPPCPTLFVANLGPNCMEQELIQVFSRCPGFLKLKMQSTYGTPVAFVDFQDTASSTGALNHLQGTVLYSSSASEGMRLEYAKSRMGMRRKPK; this is encoded by the exons ATGGACGAAAACATGGCTGCTTACTaccctcctcctccaccaccgcCAGGCCATTACCCTGCTTATTACCAGCCTCCACCACCTCCCCCTGCGCCTCTTGCGGTGGCGCCTCCCCCTCACCCACCGCCCTATCCCCCTCAGCCACCGCCTTTCGCCTCCTATGCACCTCCTTTTGCACACCACTCTACTCACGATCTTGTCCGCACTCTCTTCGTCGCTGGACTACCTGAAGACGTCAAGCCTCGTGAAATCTACAATCTTTTCCGCGAATTCCCTGGTTACGAGTCTTCTCATCTCCGTAGCCCTACACAGACTTCTCAG CCATTTGCTTTTGCTACGTTTTTGGATCAGCCATCTGCAGTTGCTGCTCTGCATGCTCTGAAT GGCATGGTTTTTGACCTTGAGAAGGGGTCAACCCTATATATTGATCTTGCAAAATCTAATTCCAGATCTAAACGATCAAGATCAG ATGATGAATGGTCTGGCTTGGATAAGAAAGCTAAATCTTCCCCTGTGATGTTGCGGGCCTCTCTAGATTCAG GTTTTGGCAGCATTCACTTACCTGGAATGAGTAATTCTGCTTACAACACGATTGGTTATCCATCTGCACAAAG TCATGGGAACTTTGATGGGAGAGCCGCAAGTGAGTCAGTGGGTGCAAATCTg AGTAATTCTTCAGCACCCCCATGTCCAACCCTCTTTGTGGCTAATCTTGGACCGAATTGTATGGAACAAGAACTAATTCAAGTATTTTCAAG ATGCCCTGGGtttttgaaattgaaaatgCAAAGTACATACGGGACTCCAGTTGCATTTGTTGATTTTCAG GATACAGCCTCTTCAACTGGCGCGTTAAATCATTTGCAAGGCACTGTACTTTATTCATCATCGGCTAGTGAAGGCATGCGGTTAGA ATATGCAAAATCACGAATGGGAATGCGGAGAAAGCCTAAGTAA